The DNA segment TAGTTTAAACTATGTCCAAAACTAGCCAGAGGGGCCTAGAACTCATCATGGAGTTTGAGGGCCTAGAGCTTGAGGCTTATCAGGACAGCGTAGGTGTATGGACTATCGGGTACGGGCACACTAGGGGTGTCCGGCCCGGTGATCGCATCACAGAGGAGCAGGCTCGTGCCTTCCTCAAGGTGGATGTGATGGATGCTGAGAAGGCAATCAATAGGCTGGTAGAAGTTGATCTAAACCAGAACCAGTTTGATGCTCTCGTAGCATGGACATACAACCTAGGGTCCGGTAATCTCGCTAATAGTACTCTCTTGAAGAAGATCAATGAGGGGAAATTCGACGAAGCTCAGGAAGAGTTCGATAGGTGGGTATACGCAGGAGGGAGACAACTGAGGGGATTGGTACGTAGGCGGGATGCCGAAGAGGCATTGTGGGGCCGTCCCTTTAACTGGTACGACTCCCTTAAACTAGAGGAATAATAATATGGCTTTACCACTTGTTCCCATCTTCACCGGCCTTTTCTCTCTGGCCAAGGGGTGGATGGAAGGTAAGCAGAAGAAGCAAGAAGCGATTCAGAAGAAGGAAATGGAGATCATTGAGAATAGTGCATCATGGGATGAGATTCATGCCAAGGGTGCTGCTAAGAGCTGGAAAGACGAATATCTGATGATCGTCCTGTCCATCCCTGTGATCATGTGCTTCATTCCCGGATTGGATCAATACGTGACCGCTGGCTTTGCCGCACTACAGGACACTCCTGAGTGGTATCAGCTAGCCTTCGGTCTGACTGTAGCCGCTTCCTTCGGCTAT comes from the Candidatus Obscuribacterales bacterium genome and includes:
- a CDS encoding lysozyme, giving the protein MSKTSQRGLELIMEFEGLELEAYQDSVGVWTIGYGHTRGVRPGDRITEEQARAFLKVDVMDAEKAINRLVEVDLNQNQFDALVAWTYNLGSGNLANSTLLKKINEGKFDEAQEEFDRWVYAGGRQLRGLVRRRDAEEALWGRPFNWYDSLKLEE